DNA sequence from the Coregonus clupeaformis isolate EN_2021a chromosome 30, ASM2061545v1, whole genome shotgun sequence genome:
GGAGGGATAGAAGCTATGCTCAATTCTCAAATGAGAAATCAATGACTGGCTGTTTCTGTGCAACGCTTGACAACAAAAGCACCGTAACATACATTTATCTAGTTAAGACGTTTTGTCCTCAACTCTATCATGCTAGGGGCCTCTCTTGTTTTGCCTACATCAATGTTGTAGATGGTTGTCTGCACAAATGTGTAGAAGTTGACAAGAGTATCATCATACGTCAGGTTAAAGACAAAGTGGGCTTTGAACAGTTCATCAAACGCACACAGACCACTAGTTGCCTGGCAGGGAACAAGCCTCTTGTCCACCACAATGTAGTAGTTGTCAATCTTGCTCCGTCTTCTTCCGACGGCATGGAGGTATGGCTGTCGACCATGGCTCCTATCAAGATggtcttcaatgctgcagaatgacTGCAACACACAAAGGGTCTTTTTAAGTCACTATCCACATGTTAAGATCATGAAGAGACAACCCAAAAAAGAAATTACACAACAATTACTGTATCATCTTACCTTATGAAAGTGTACTAGTCTGCCCACAGCATCACTGGCACTGATCTTGGTCCTCTTCCCGCCTGCTGGTGGTGGGAGGAgatgaagcagcagcagcagggaggACATATAATTGTCCCAGTCTGAGGGCAAGAAAAGGCAAACACCCCAAATCACATAAAATAATATAGCTGAGTTTGAAACATTGCACTACCCACGAGAGAATCCACTTACTGGTTTCTATGTCATTCTCTGTCCGTTTTTCTGCGGACTTCAGGAGGTGACGCAAATCGGTGGTCGTAATCAGGGATTTTGCCAGTTGGATGACTTTAGGCTTCAATACAGTGTCCCACTTTTCAAGGAGCTTAGAGGATGTTTCATCGTCGAACATCAGCAAAAAGTCCTGATTCGCCTAAAACAAAGTGGATCAACTCAACTTCATGACCAACACACAATCATGTCTCAATCAGAAAAATAGCCTGTAGTTCTGATTCCAAGACATACTACATCACTCACCAATCCTTTGACGTCCAGAAACCTGGGAAGGACTATGAGGACATCTGTGCTTCTGTCTGGACTATACACTAGCTCCTGGTGATACTGGAACACCTCCTTCATCTTCTGATAGATTTGTTTTTCATTGGGCGAGTGGACAACGAATGATATGGCCTCCTTGCAGGCATCACCAACAAGCTGGTGGTCCAGGTCAGTCTTCCTCCTATGGGTTGGGCCTCCCGACTGGGGTGAAATACTCTTCTTGATGGGTCGACGTGAGGTCTTCATTGATACCGTCTTCAGGCGATAATTCAGATATCCTTTGCCCGTGTCAGGATCATAGAAGTGTTCCTTTGATGTGGGAAAAGGTGACCAACCTGGTAGTCAAATGGTTATTATTTTTAGACTTGATTCTATGACTGTTTGATGCCCCTTTCAGTCCACAGAACAAGTGTCAAAATATTAAGGGATCTTAATGAAGTAAATAGGGTCACAATTCCAAGAGGATAACGTTCTCTCTGTTGACGAGTGGGAAGCCTCCTGCTCAAAAACAGTAAATTATACTGCCAAATATGTTTAACCAAAGTTTTGTTGATGAAGGTACTGTATCTTTCTACAGTCTCAATGATGCAAAATAACAATGTATAGTTTGAATGTTTTGATCCATTGTTTGTGGCCAGATTGGCTAATGAGAAGCTGACTAAGATGGAAGT
Encoded proteins:
- the LOC123482288 gene encoding uncharacterized protein LOC123482288, which gives rise to MKTSRRPIKKSISPQSGGPTHRRKTDLDHQLVGDACKEAISFVVHSPNEKQIYQKMKEVFQYHQELVYSPDRSTDVLIVLPRFLDVKGLANQDFLLMFDDETSSKLLEKWDTVLKPKVIQLAKSLITTTDLRHLLKSAEKRTENDIETNWDNYMSSLLLLLHLLPPPAGGKRTKISASDAVGRLVHFHKSFCSIEDHLDRSHGRQPYLHAVGRRRSKIDNYYIVVDKRLVPCQATSGLCAFDELFKAHFVFNLTYDDTLVNFYTFVQTTIYNIDVGKTREAPSMIELRTKRLN